The proteins below are encoded in one region of Canis lupus familiaris isolate Mischka breed German Shepherd chromosome 21, alternate assembly UU_Cfam_GSD_1.0, whole genome shotgun sequence:
- the TRIM21 gene encoding E3 ubiquitin-protein ligase TRIM21 has translation MAAAMPLAMMWEEVTCPICLDPVVEPMSIDCGHSFCHKCISEVGKDGGGVCPVCQHTFLLRNLRPNWPLANVVDNLKQIGQNANEVTQREWCQVHGERLHLFCEEDGKILCWVCSQSQNHRNHKTVPVEEAAQEYQEKLKVALRKLRKEQKLAEELEVNTAMKRAAWKASVVLQRESQSQVERHKRRIHAEFVQQINFLAAEEQRQMQRLDMEEREQLRILGETEAMLAQKTQALQELVVELERRSKGSPLELLQEVKSVLGRTEAWNLKELDITSPGLRSVCLVPGLKTMLRTYGVHITLDPHTANPWLILSEDRRQVRLGDSQQEVPENESRFDMYPMVLGAQCFDSGKAYWEVDVRGKEAWDLGVCTDSAQRKGHFLLSPGNGFWTIWLWNKQKYEAGTCPQTPLHLQVPPCQVGIFLDCEAHTVSFYNITDHGSLIYTFSECAFAGPLRPFFGTGFNDAGRNAAPLVLCPLEVGS, from the exons ATGGCTGCAGCAATGCCCTTGGCAATGATGTGGGAGGAGGTCACATGCCCTATCTGCCTGGATCCTGTAGTGGAGCCTATGAGCATTGACTGTGGCCACAGCTTCTGCCACAAATGCATCTCTGAGGTGGGGAAAGATGGTGGCGGCGTCTGTCCTGTGTGTCAGCACACCTTCTTGCTCCGAAACCTCCGGCCCAATTGGCCACTGGCTAACGTGGTGGACAACCTTAAACAAATTGGCCAGAATGCCAATGAAGTCACACAGAGGGAATGGTGTCAGGTACATGGAGAGAGACTGCACCTGTTCTGTGAGGAAGATGGGAAGATCCTCTGCTGGGTATGTTCCCAGTCCCAGAACCACCGTAACCACAAAACGGTCCCTGTCGAGGAGGCTGCTCAGGAATACCAG GAGAAGCTTAAGGTGGCattaaggaaactgagaaaagaacaaaagttgGCTGAGGAGTTGGAAGTGAATACTGCAATGAAGAGAGCAGCCTGGAAGGCAAGTGTTGTGCTCCAAAGGGAATCTCAG AGTCAGGTTGAGAGACACAAACGGAGGATTCACGCAGAATTTGTACAGCAGATAAACTTCCTGGCTGCGGAGGAACAGAGGCAAATGCAGAGGCTAGAcatggaggagagggagcagctgAGAATCCTAGGGGAGACAGAGGCCATGCTGGCCCAGAAGACCCAAGCCCTGCAGGAGCTGGTTGtggagctggagaggaggagcAAGGGCTCACCCCTAGAGCTGCTGCAG gAGGTGAAAAGTGTCCTGGGAAG GACTGAGGCTTGGAACCTGAAGGAGCTGGACATTACCTCCCCGGGTCTGAGGAGTGTGTGCCTCGTGCCAGGGCTAAAGACGATGCTGAGGACGTATGGAG TACACATCACCCTGGATCCACACACAGCCAATCCATGGCTCATCCTTTCAGAGGATCGGAGACAAGTGAGGCTTGGAGACAGCCAGCAGGAAGTGCCTGAAAATGAAAGCAGATTTGACATgtatcccatggtcctgggagcCCAGTGCTTTGACTCTGGAAAGGCTTACTGGGAGGTGGATGTGAGAGGAAAAGAGGCCTGGGACCTGGGTGTTTGTACAGATTCTGCACAGAGGAAGGGGCACTTTTTGCTCAGCCCTGGGAACGGCTTCTGGACAATTTGGCTGtggaacaaacaaaaatatgaggCTGGCACCTGTCCCCAGACTCCCCTCCACCTTCAGGTGCCTCCATGCCAAGTTGGGATCTTCTTGGACTGTGAGGCCCACACAGTCTCCTTCTACAACATCACTGACCATGGCTCCCTCATCTATACCTTCTCTGAATGTGCCTTTGCTGGACCTCTGCGGCCTTTCTTTGGTACTGGTTTTAATGATGCAGGAAGAAACGCAGCACCTCTTGTGCTCTGTCCGCTGGAGGTGGGATCGTAG